In one window of Micromonospora cathayae DNA:
- the pepN gene encoding aminopeptidase N: MRNLTQVEATERARLLDVTGYDIRLDLSSATQPADGHTYNSVTEVRFRCAEPGASTFIEVAAERVRSATLNGTPLDLSDWSAEKGLTVPGLAAENTLVVDADFAYSNSGQGLHRTVDPVDGETYLYSQFETADAQKTYACFDQPDLKSVYTWHATVPAHWRVVSNMPVEREEPAGEGCKTVHFTESVRMSTYVTALCAGPYHEVRDSHDGIDLGVFVRASMARYLDADELFLVTKQGFDFFHEQFGVRYPLPKYDQLWVPDFNAGAMENFGCVTHAEAHYIFRSQVTDYEYEQRANTILHEMAHMWFGDLVTMRWWNDLWLNESFAEWASHWCNTHATRFTDAWTTFLAVRKNWGYRQDQLSSTHPVYTEMPDLEAVEVNFDGITYAKGASVLKQLVAYVGLEPFLAGLRAYFGKHAWGNATFDDLLSELEAASGRELRKFAAQWLETAQVNTLRPEVTVGTDGTYQRVVVTQEAPAEHPTLRTHRIGVGLYDLTDGKLVRRDRIEVDVAGERTELTELVGVRAADVLLLNDDDLSYTKLRLDPASMATVVQHIAGFESSLARALCWTAAWDMVRDAELSTRDYLALALAGLPAETDVNLVTPTLRQAASALSFYADPDWAPTGWADLARTAKAAVRSAEPGSGLQLAWARAYASAARSAEDLATVRGWLDGSTVPDGLTIDTELRWMLLQSLVANGRAGAAEIEAELARDKTASGEREAAYAHALVPTPENKAAVWAQLTGAEALPNWRARALVQGFSHPAQVELTAPYRDRYFATVAQLWATRDSEPAQEFTQLAYPAYLVSEDTVAATDAWLAGEGHPAPLRRLVAEGRDGVVRALKARAKDSQSA, translated from the coding sequence GTGCGTAACCTGACGCAGGTCGAGGCGACCGAACGGGCCCGACTGCTCGACGTGACCGGGTACGACATCAGGCTCGACCTGTCGTCGGCGACCCAGCCGGCCGACGGTCACACGTACAACTCGGTGACCGAGGTCCGGTTCCGGTGCGCCGAGCCGGGTGCGAGTACGTTCATCGAGGTGGCAGCCGAGCGCGTCCGGTCGGCGACGCTCAACGGCACGCCGCTGGACCTCAGCGACTGGTCCGCTGAGAAGGGACTGACGGTCCCCGGGCTGGCCGCCGAGAACACGCTGGTGGTGGACGCCGATTTCGCCTACTCCAACAGCGGGCAGGGGCTGCACCGCACGGTCGACCCGGTCGACGGCGAGACCTACCTGTACAGCCAGTTCGAGACGGCGGACGCGCAGAAGACGTACGCCTGCTTCGACCAGCCCGACCTGAAGAGCGTCTACACCTGGCACGCCACCGTGCCGGCGCACTGGCGGGTGGTGTCCAACATGCCGGTCGAGCGGGAGGAGCCCGCCGGCGAGGGCTGCAAGACCGTCCACTTCACCGAGTCGGTCCGGATGAGCACCTACGTCACCGCGCTCTGCGCCGGGCCGTACCACGAGGTGCGGGACAGCCACGACGGCATCGACCTGGGCGTCTTCGTCCGGGCGTCGATGGCCCGGTACCTCGACGCGGACGAGCTGTTCCTCGTCACCAAGCAGGGCTTCGACTTCTTCCACGAGCAGTTCGGCGTCCGCTACCCGCTGCCCAAGTACGACCAGCTGTGGGTGCCCGACTTCAACGCCGGCGCGATGGAGAACTTCGGCTGCGTCACGCACGCCGAGGCGCACTACATCTTCCGCTCGCAGGTCACCGACTACGAGTACGAGCAGCGTGCCAACACGATCCTGCACGAGATGGCGCACATGTGGTTCGGTGACCTGGTCACCATGCGCTGGTGGAACGACCTGTGGCTGAACGAGTCGTTCGCCGAGTGGGCCAGCCACTGGTGCAACACCCACGCCACCCGGTTCACCGACGCCTGGACGACCTTCCTCGCCGTCCGGAAGAACTGGGGCTACCGGCAGGACCAGCTCTCCTCCACCCACCCGGTCTACACCGAGATGCCGGACCTGGAGGCGGTCGAGGTCAACTTCGACGGCATCACGTACGCCAAGGGCGCCAGCGTGCTCAAGCAGCTGGTCGCGTACGTCGGGCTGGAGCCGTTCCTGGCCGGGCTGCGGGCCTACTTCGGCAAGCACGCCTGGGGCAACGCCACCTTCGACGACCTGCTGTCCGAGCTGGAGGCGGCGTCGGGTCGGGAGCTGCGCAAGTTCGCCGCCCAGTGGCTGGAGACCGCCCAGGTGAACACGCTGCGCCCGGAGGTGACCGTCGGCACCGACGGCACGTACCAGCGGGTGGTGGTGACCCAGGAGGCCCCGGCGGAGCACCCGACGCTGCGTACCCACCGGATCGGGGTGGGCCTCTACGACCTCACCGACGGCAAGCTGGTGCGCCGGGACCGGATCGAGGTCGACGTGGCCGGCGAGCGCACCGAGCTGACCGAACTGGTCGGCGTGCGCGCCGCCGACGTGCTGCTGCTCAACGACGACGACCTCAGCTACACGAAGCTGCGGCTCGACCCGGCCTCCATGGCGACGGTGGTGCAGCACATCGCCGGGTTCGAGTCGTCCCTGGCCCGGGCGCTGTGCTGGACCGCCGCCTGGGACATGGTCCGGGACGCCGAACTGTCCACCCGGGACTACCTGGCGCTGGCGCTGGCCGGGCTGCCCGCCGAGACCGACGTCAACCTGGTCACCCCGACGCTGCGGCAGGCGGCGAGCGCGCTGTCGTTCTACGCCGACCCGGACTGGGCCCCGACCGGCTGGGCCGACCTGGCCCGGACGGCGAAGGCGGCGGTCCGCAGCGCCGAGCCGGGCAGTGGCCTCCAGTTGGCCTGGGCGCGGGCGTACGCGTCGGCGGCCCGCTCGGCGGAGGACCTGGCGACGGTACGCGGCTGGCTGGACGGCTCGACCGTGCCGGACGGCCTCACCATCGACACCGAGCTGCGCTGGATGCTGCTCCAGTCGCTGGTCGCGAACGGGCGGGCCGGGGCCGCCGAGATCGAGGCCGAGCTGGCCCGGGACAAGACGGCCAGCGGCGAGCGGGAGGCCGCGTACGCGCACGCGCTGGTGCCGACGCCGGAGAACAAGGCGGCGGTCTGGGCGCAGCTCACCGGGGCCGAGGCGCTGCCGAACTGGCGGGCCCGGGCGCTGGTGCAGGGCTTCTCGCACCCGGCCCAGGTGGAGCTGACCGCCCCCTACCGGGACCGGTACTTCGCCACCGTGGCGCAGCTGTGGGCCACCCGGGACAGCGAGCCGGCGCAGGAGTTCACCCAGCTCGCCTACCCGGCGTACCTGGTGTCCGAGGACACCGTGGCGGCGACCGACGCCTGGCTGGCCGGTGAGGGGCATCCGGCCCCGCTGCGCCGGCTGGTGGCCGAGGGCCGCGACGGGGTGGTCCGGGCGCTGAAGGCCCGCGCGAAGGACAGCCAGAGCGCCTGA
- a CDS encoding globin, whose protein sequence is MTSPADADRTQPTFFEAVGGEPTFRRLVAEFYAGIAADPLLRPMYPEEDLGPATERMTLFLMQYWGGPNTYSAQRGHPRLRMRHAPFRIGPAERDAWLRNMRRAVDTLDLPPDLDTTLWDYLERAAYFMVNVMEDPAVH, encoded by the coding sequence GTGACTTCCCCAGCCGACGCCGACCGGACGCAACCGACCTTCTTCGAGGCGGTCGGGGGTGAGCCCACCTTCCGGCGGCTGGTCGCCGAGTTCTACGCCGGGATCGCCGCCGATCCGCTGCTGCGCCCGATGTACCCCGAGGAGGATCTCGGCCCGGCGACGGAGCGGATGACCCTGTTCCTGATGCAGTACTGGGGCGGCCCGAACACCTACTCCGCCCAGCGGGGTCATCCGCGCCTGCGGATGCGGCACGCGCCGTTCCGGATCGGGCCGGCCGAGCGGGACGCCTGGCTGCGGAACATGCGTCGGGCGGTCGACACCCTGGACCTGCCGCCGGACCTCGACACGACGCTGTGGGACTACCTCGAGCGGGCCGCGTACTTCATGGTCAACGTGATGGAGGATCCGGCCGTCCACTGA
- a CDS encoding class F sortase has translation MVLFRGVAAEASRLGGHLAAPAAPGTPRQPGTGAARAPATPRGPARRLARTGPGAPVLVVATLMVLIMTMLGVEQVTGMSLLPDRLTAGLRPPPRAFPVLPASPPVELDIQAVDVHAPVHRVGLAADGTIGVPDEKRSHEAAWYDQGPTPGQYGPAVIVGHVDSSTGPAVFHDLKRLRAGDRIEVDRADRSVAIFEVNAVERFDKERLPVDEVFGDFSRPNLRLITCGGRWVGGPTGYADNVVVFASLVKARRP, from the coding sequence TTGGTCCTGTTCCGGGGGGTTGCGGCCGAGGCCAGCCGGCTCGGGGGGCACCTGGCCGCTCCCGCCGCGCCGGGCACACCACGACAACCGGGCACCGGGGCCGCCCGGGCCCCGGCGACCCCCCGGGGGCCGGCCCGGCGGCTGGCCCGCACCGGACCGGGCGCGCCGGTGCTGGTGGTCGCCACGCTGATGGTGCTGATCATGACGATGCTCGGGGTCGAGCAGGTCACCGGCATGAGCCTGCTGCCGGACCGGCTCACCGCCGGTCTGCGTCCCCCGCCGCGCGCGTTCCCGGTGCTGCCCGCCAGTCCGCCGGTGGAACTCGACATCCAGGCGGTCGACGTGCACGCCCCGGTCCACCGGGTGGGTCTGGCCGCGGACGGCACGATCGGGGTACCGGACGAGAAGCGCTCCCACGAAGCCGCCTGGTACGACCAGGGCCCGACCCCGGGTCAGTACGGCCCGGCGGTGATCGTCGGACACGTCGACAGCTCGACCGGGCCGGCGGTCTTCCACGATCTGAAGCGGCTACGGGCCGGCGACCGGATCGAGGTCGACCGGGCCGACCGGTCGGTGGCGATCTTCGAGGTGAACGCGGTGGAACGGTTCGACAAGGAGCGTCTGCCGGTGGACGAGGTGTTCGGCGACTTCAGCCGACCGAACCTGCGTCTGATCACCTGCGGTGGCCGGTGGGTGGGAGGCCCGACCGGGTACGCGGACAACGTCGTGGTCTTCGCCTCGCTGGTGAAGGCCCGGCGACCGTGA
- a CDS encoding DUF5130 family protein, which produces MTVGEQQTEAGNPPEVLDGPFSTRQLLRIDEALRLADQGTGLVFSVFVGGLDEPTREHAERLHRQLAEPDRSVLIAVSPNQRRLEIVTGRQARKRIPDTYAKLAALSMVAAFGGGDLAGGIIHGLDQLATHAGKG; this is translated from the coding sequence GTGACCGTTGGTGAGCAGCAGACCGAGGCGGGCAACCCGCCGGAGGTGCTGGACGGCCCCTTCTCCACCCGGCAGCTCCTGCGTATCGACGAGGCGCTGCGCCTGGCCGACCAGGGCACCGGCCTGGTCTTCTCGGTCTTCGTCGGTGGCCTGGACGAGCCGACCCGTGAGCACGCCGAGCGGCTGCACCGCCAGCTCGCCGAGCCGGACCGCTCGGTCCTGATCGCCGTGTCGCCCAACCAGCGCCGGCTGGAGATCGTCACCGGCCGGCAGGCCCGCAAGCGCATCCCGGACACGTACGCCAAGCTCGCCGCGCTCTCCATGGTCGCGGCGTTCGGCGGCGGCGACCTGGCCGGCGGGATCATCCACGGTCTCGACCAGCTCGCCACCCACGCCGGCAAGGGCTGA
- a CDS encoding HNH endonuclease: protein MPDIRPAMGSGALVLNATYEPLCVVSVRRAAILVLTAKAVCVADGDGVLHSAFDALPVPSVVRLTRFVRVPYRTHVGLSRRAIFARDGGRCAYCRGPAETIDHVFPRSRGGRHAWENVVAACARCNHTKGDKTPAELGWRLHSMPAAPKGTAWRVLGHRAPDPRWADWLDLREAEAAA from the coding sequence ATGCCTGACATACGACCCGCAATGGGCTCCGGCGCGTTGGTCCTCAACGCCACCTACGAGCCGTTGTGTGTCGTGTCGGTGCGTCGGGCCGCGATCCTGGTGCTCACCGCCAAGGCGGTCTGTGTGGCCGACGGTGACGGCGTTCTGCACAGCGCCTTCGACGCCCTGCCCGTCCCCTCGGTGGTCCGGTTGACCCGGTTCGTCCGGGTGCCCTATCGCACCCACGTCGGGCTCTCCCGCCGGGCGATCTTCGCCCGGGACGGCGGGCGGTGCGCGTACTGCCGGGGCCCGGCCGAGACCATCGACCATGTCTTCCCGCGCAGCCGGGGTGGCCGGCACGCCTGGGAGAACGTCGTCGCCGCATGCGCCCGGTGCAACCACACCAAAGGTGACAAGACCCCGGCCGAGCTGGGCTGGCGGCTGCACTCGATGCCGGCCGCCCCGAAGGGCACGGCGTGGCGGGTGCTCGGCCACCGAGCCCCCGACCCTCGCTGGGCGGACTGGCTCGACCTGCGGGAGGCCGAGGCGGCGGCCTGA
- a CDS encoding tryptophan 2,3-dioxygenase — protein MEQTDLRVPTLTATVRPATPRQRTARAARNGGRPTLEFTERVPYDTYVHASTLHTLQQPLSGDPGEMSFLMVSQIMELYFGLTCHELREAQRLLRADRVWDALAPLRRTALHLEGLNAAWHGLRWMTPADFNRFRDLLGEGSGFQSAMYRHLEFLLGLRDPALIRPFRRQTEVYAQLRATLDAPSLWDDVIALLARRGVDLPADLLDRDVSVEHESHPLVEAAWVEIYADPGPDNHLRLLGEALTTVAEEFGDWRYQHLKAVQRTMGAKVGSGGSAGLSWLRRSMDRVVFPELWSARTAM, from the coding sequence GTGGAGCAGACGGACCTGCGGGTGCCCACCCTGACCGCGACGGTGCGCCCGGCGACCCCACGGCAGCGCACGGCGCGCGCGGCACGCAACGGTGGTCGTCCGACGCTGGAGTTCACCGAGCGGGTGCCGTACGACACGTACGTGCACGCCAGCACGCTGCACACCCTGCAACAGCCGCTCAGCGGCGACCCGGGTGAGATGTCCTTCCTGATGGTCAGTCAGATCATGGAGCTGTACTTCGGGCTCACCTGCCACGAGCTGCGGGAGGCCCAGCGGCTGCTGCGCGCCGACCGGGTGTGGGACGCGCTGGCCCCGCTGCGGCGTACCGCGCTGCACCTGGAAGGGCTCAACGCGGCCTGGCACGGGCTGCGCTGGATGACCCCGGCCGACTTCAACCGGTTCCGCGACCTGCTCGGCGAGGGCTCCGGCTTCCAGTCCGCGATGTACCGGCACCTGGAGTTCCTGCTCGGGCTCCGCGACCCGGCGTTGATCCGTCCCTTCCGCCGGCAGACCGAGGTGTACGCGCAGCTGCGCGCCACCCTGGACGCGCCGAGCCTGTGGGACGACGTGATCGCGCTGCTCGCCCGCCGGGGCGTCGACCTGCCCGCCGACCTGCTCGACCGGGACGTCAGCGTGGAACACGAGTCGCACCCCCTGGTCGAGGCGGCCTGGGTGGAGATCTACGCCGACCCCGGGCCGGACAACCACCTCCGGCTGCTCGGCGAGGCGCTCACCACGGTGGCCGAGGAGTTCGGCGACTGGCGGTACCAGCACCTCAAGGCCGTGCAGCGGACCATGGGTGCGAAGGTGGGCAGTGGCGGCTCGGCCGGGCTCTCCTGGCTGCGCCGAAGCATGGATCGGGTGGTCTTCCCCGAACTCTGGTCGGCCCGCACCGCCATGTGA
- the ettA gene encoding energy-dependent translational throttle protein EttA: MAQFIYVLEKARKAHGDKVVLDNVTLNFLPGAKIGVVGPNGAGKSSLLKIMAGLDRPSNGDARLMPGYTVGMLAQEPPLNDAKTVLGNVEEAVAETKAKLERFNKIAEQMATDYSDELMEEMGKLQEELDHADAWDIDSKLELAMDALRCPPPDADVTQLSGGERRRVALCKLLLEAPDLLLLDEPTNHLDAESVQWLEQHLAKYAGTVLAITHDRYFLDNVAGWILELDRGRAIGYEGNYSTYLEKKAARLSVEGRRDAKMKKRLSDELEWVRSNAKARQTKSKARLDRYDEMAAEAEKTRKLDFEEIQIPPGPRLGNTVIEATNLTKGFDDRILIDNLSFSLPRNGIVGIIGPNGVGKTTLFKTIVGLEQPTDGTVRVGDTVSLSYVDQNRQGLSGDKTVWEVVSDGLDHLMVGKVEMPSRAYIAAFGFKGPDQQKPTKVLSGGERNRLNLALTLKMGGNVILLDEPTNDLDVETLSSLENALLEFPGCAVVISHDRMFLDRVATHMLAWEGDEENPAKWFWFEGNFEAYEKNKIDRLGAEAARPHRITYRKLTRD; this comes from the coding sequence GTGGCCCAGTTCATCTACGTCCTGGAGAAGGCGCGCAAGGCGCACGGCGACAAGGTCGTGCTCGACAACGTGACGCTGAACTTCCTGCCCGGTGCCAAGATCGGTGTGGTCGGCCCGAACGGCGCGGGTAAGTCCAGCCTACTCAAGATCATGGCTGGGCTGGACCGGCCGAGCAACGGCGACGCCCGGCTGATGCCCGGCTACACCGTCGGCATGCTCGCCCAGGAGCCCCCGCTCAACGACGCCAAGACCGTGCTCGGCAACGTCGAGGAGGCGGTCGCCGAGACCAAGGCGAAGCTGGAGCGGTTCAACAAGATCGCCGAGCAGATGGCGACCGACTACTCCGACGAGCTGATGGAGGAGATGGGCAAGCTCCAGGAGGAACTGGACCACGCCGACGCCTGGGACATCGACTCCAAGCTCGAACTGGCCATGGACGCGCTGCGCTGCCCGCCGCCGGACGCCGACGTCACCCAGCTCTCCGGTGGTGAGCGCCGTCGGGTGGCGCTGTGCAAGCTGCTGCTGGAGGCCCCCGACCTGCTGCTGCTCGACGAGCCCACCAACCACCTGGACGCGGAGAGCGTGCAGTGGCTGGAGCAGCACCTCGCCAAGTACGCCGGCACCGTCCTGGCCATCACCCACGACCGGTACTTCCTGGACAACGTGGCCGGCTGGATCCTGGAGCTGGACCGGGGCCGGGCCATCGGGTACGAGGGCAACTACTCCACGTACCTGGAGAAGAAGGCCGCCCGGCTCTCCGTGGAGGGCCGCCGGGACGCCAAGATGAAGAAGCGCCTCTCCGACGAACTGGAGTGGGTGCGCTCCAACGCCAAGGCCCGGCAGACCAAGTCCAAGGCCCGACTGGACCGGTACGACGAGATGGCCGCCGAGGCGGAGAAGACCCGGAAGCTGGACTTCGAGGAGATCCAGATCCCGCCGGGCCCCCGGCTGGGCAACACGGTCATCGAGGCGACCAACCTCACCAAGGGCTTCGATGACCGGATCCTGATCGACAACCTCTCCTTCTCGCTGCCGCGCAACGGCATCGTCGGCATCATCGGCCCGAACGGCGTCGGCAAGACCACCCTGTTCAAGACCATCGTCGGGCTGGAGCAGCCGACCGACGGCACGGTCCGGGTCGGCGACACCGTCAGCCTGTCGTACGTCGACCAGAACCGGCAGGGCCTGTCCGGCGACAAGACCGTCTGGGAGGTGGTCTCCGACGGGCTCGACCACCTCATGGTCGGCAAGGTCGAGATGCCGTCCCGGGCGTACATCGCCGCCTTCGGCTTCAAGGGACCGGACCAGCAGAAGCCGACCAAGGTGCTCTCCGGCGGCGAGCGCAACCGGCTCAACCTGGCGCTGACCCTGAAGATGGGCGGCAACGTGATCCTGCTCGACGAGCCGACCAACGACCTGGACGTGGAGACGCTGTCCAGCCTGGAGAACGCGCTGCTGGAGTTCCCCGGCTGCGCCGTGGTCATCTCGCACGACCGGATGTTCCTGGACCGGGTCGCCACGCACATGCTGGCCTGGGAGGGCGACGAGGAGAACCCGGCGAAGTGGTTCTGGTTCGAGGGCAACTTCGAGGCGTACGAGAAGAACAAGATCGATCGGCTCGGCGCGGAGGCGGCCCGGCCGCACCGGATCACCTACCGCAAGCTCACCCGCGACTGA
- a CDS encoding Lrp/AsnC family transcriptional regulator, with the protein MDDMDWALLRELQADARLSFSELSRRVHLSPPAVAERVRRLEESRVITGYHAHVDLARAGRSVLALIRMSCYGSRCILHDPAVPDWPEILEIHRITGDACSMLKVAAGSMGAFEAVIDRLAPYGQPSSTMVLSTPLDWQPVTPAAPVTPDPPAPRR; encoded by the coding sequence GTGGACGACATGGACTGGGCGTTGCTGCGCGAACTGCAGGCCGATGCGCGGCTGTCGTTCAGCGAGCTGTCCCGACGGGTGCACCTGTCGCCGCCGGCCGTCGCCGAGCGGGTACGCCGGCTGGAGGAGTCCCGGGTGATCACCGGCTACCACGCCCACGTGGACCTGGCCCGCGCCGGCCGGAGCGTACTCGCCCTGATCAGGATGTCCTGCTACGGCAGCCGGTGCATCCTGCACGACCCGGCGGTCCCCGACTGGCCGGAGATCCTGGAGATCCACCGGATCACCGGCGACGCGTGCAGCATGCTCAAGGTGGCCGCCGGCTCGATGGGCGCGTTCGAGGCGGTGATCGACCGGCTCGCCCCGTACGGCCAGCCGTCCAGCACCATGGTCCTCTCCACCCCGCTGGACTGGCAGCCGGTCACCCCGGCCGCCCCCGTCACCCCCGACCCGCCCGCCCCGCGACGCTGA
- a CDS encoding YbjN domain-containing protein — translation MPWWSWRPGHAGGGEPESRSGITVEGTVRVGPPAPREPGDDCLSAAERPVRPEMSVVVAPVTLARVCEALDLLDVRYLADGDGNLLAMWERHAVLVTLEGPEDEILVMRARPHATVPPDWADRAYRVVNEWNHTRRFCKAYIGDPTERGQLPIYAELQVPLGAGTHDALLVEMLDCGAAVATNFVDWLHDEGALL, via the coding sequence ATGCCGTGGTGGTCATGGCGCCCCGGTCACGCCGGTGGTGGCGAACCGGAAAGTCGAAGTGGGATCACAGTGGAAGGCACCGTCCGGGTCGGACCACCGGCACCACGTGAGCCGGGAGACGACTGTCTCTCCGCCGCCGAGCGGCCGGTGCGCCCGGAAATGTCCGTCGTCGTCGCCCCGGTCACCCTCGCCCGGGTCTGCGAGGCGCTCGACCTGCTCGACGTCCGCTACCTCGCGGACGGCGACGGCAACCTGCTGGCCATGTGGGAGCGGCACGCGGTGCTGGTCACCCTCGAGGGCCCGGAGGACGAGATCCTGGTGATGCGGGCCCGTCCACACGCGACCGTGCCACCGGACTGGGCCGACCGGGCCTACCGGGTGGTCAACGAGTGGAACCACACCCGCCGGTTCTGCAAGGCGTACATCGGTGACCCGACCGAGCGCGGGCAACTGCCGATCTATGCCGAGCTGCAGGTGCCGCTGGGGGCGGGAACCCACGACGCCCTGCTGGTCGAGATGCTCGACTGCGGTGCGGCGGTCGCGACGAACTTCGTGGACTGGTTGCACGACGAGGGTGCCCTGCTCTGA
- a CDS encoding mechanosensitive ion channel family protein translates to MLALPAEESPKTDQLSPDCLSDALCKNVYEVTGSTWFAEGSYWILLKPLRIVLILLLAVAARFLLSRMINRLVRTTTDGAVPTLLKPLRERIPTAATQPGEFVPERRRQRAEAIGSVLRSLVTAFVFGIALLMILREFSFDLAPLLASAGIVGVALGFGAQSLVKDLIAGLFMLLEDQYGVGDTVDLGEATGVVESVGLRVTTVRDGRGVLWYIRNGEIVRVGNKSQGWALVVVDLPIGFASTEEATAVLRTAAASVALDPDLAPEIVEPPEVLGVEQVTIDGALIRTVVKTSAEGQFAIGRELRRRLAEALENSGITAKIALARFYPGVPGGPGGPLPGGPAPGGPAGGPTTTPAAGPGTPA, encoded by the coding sequence ATGCTCGCCCTGCCGGCCGAGGAGAGCCCGAAGACGGACCAGCTCAGCCCGGACTGCCTCTCCGACGCGCTCTGCAAGAACGTCTACGAGGTGACCGGCTCGACCTGGTTCGCCGAGGGAAGCTACTGGATTCTGCTCAAGCCGCTGCGGATCGTGCTGATCCTGCTGCTGGCGGTGGCCGCCCGGTTCCTGCTCAGCCGGATGATCAACCGGCTGGTCCGGACCACCACCGACGGGGCGGTGCCGACCCTGCTCAAACCGCTGCGGGAGCGGATCCCCACCGCCGCTACCCAGCCGGGCGAGTTCGTACCGGAACGCCGACGCCAGCGCGCCGAGGCGATCGGTTCGGTGCTGCGCAGCCTGGTCACCGCGTTCGTCTTCGGCATCGCCCTGCTGATGATCCTGCGCGAGTTCAGCTTCGATCTGGCTCCGCTGCTGGCCAGCGCCGGAATCGTCGGCGTGGCCCTGGGCTTCGGGGCGCAGAGCCTGGTCAAGGATCTGATCGCCGGGCTGTTCATGCTGCTGGAGGACCAGTACGGCGTGGGTGACACGGTGGATCTCGGCGAGGCGACCGGGGTGGTCGAGTCGGTCGGACTGCGGGTCACCACGGTCCGCGACGGCCGGGGCGTGCTCTGGTACATCCGCAACGGCGAGATCGTCCGGGTCGGCAACAAGAGCCAGGGGTGGGCGCTGGTCGTGGTCGACCTGCCGATCGGTTTCGCCAGTACCGAGGAGGCGACCGCGGTGCTGCGTACCGCGGCGGCGTCGGTGGCGCTCGACCCGGACCTGGCCCCGGAGATCGTGGAACCGCCGGAGGTGCTCGGCGTCGAGCAGGTGACCATCGACGGCGCGCTGATCCGTACCGTGGTGAAGACCAGTGCCGAGGGGCAGTTCGCGATCGGCCGGGAGCTGCGCCGCCGGTTGGCCGAGGCCCTGGAGAACTCGGGCATCACCGCGAAGATCGCGTTGGCCCGCTTCTATCCGGGCGTGCCGGGTGGCCCGGGCGGCCCGCTACCGGGCGGTCCGGCACCGGGCGGTCCGGCCGGAGGGCCGACCACCACCCCCGCCGCCGGGCCGGGCACCCCCGCCTGA
- a CDS encoding acyl-CoA thioesterase, with protein sequence MSDRFVYHCTLRWSDLDAYGHVNNSRFLTLYEEARVALMFAGGRAWGVGSFAEGVVIARHEIDYLRPVDYALGRATADAAPTVRIELWVEEIRTASFTIGYELYDGEVLASRARSVLVPYDLAEKRLRRITPEERTFLSTYALPAPAAGEAG encoded by the coding sequence ATGAGCGACCGGTTCGTCTACCACTGCACGCTGCGCTGGTCCGACCTGGACGCGTACGGGCACGTCAACAACTCGCGTTTCCTCACCCTCTACGAGGAGGCGCGGGTGGCGTTGATGTTCGCCGGTGGCCGGGCGTGGGGGGTCGGCTCGTTCGCCGAGGGCGTGGTGATCGCCCGGCACGAGATCGACTACCTGCGTCCGGTGGACTACGCGCTGGGCCGGGCCACCGCCGACGCCGCCCCGACCGTCCGGATCGAGTTGTGGGTGGAGGAGATCCGTACCGCCTCCTTCACCATCGGCTACGAGCTGTACGACGGCGAGGTGCTGGCCAGTCGGGCCCGTTCGGTGCTGGTCCCGTACGACCTGGCGGAGAAGCGGCTGCGCCGGATCACCCCGGAGGAACGCACCTTCCTGTCGACGTACGCCCTGCCCGCCCCGGCGGCCGGGGAGGCCGGGTGA